One genomic segment of Schlesneria paludicola DSM 18645 includes these proteins:
- a CDS encoding sigma-54-dependent transcriptional regulator, producing MSGKDNTPVDLSGTSIRVLIVDDDEAHAQAVAESLQRVGYDCTVAASGKRAVALIESQTYDVVVTDLMMDEVDGLEILRKSKEELPDAEVILLTGHASIKTAVSAGQHGVHTYLTKPLDITELRHAVEKASSRVRLLRNNAELSRRLDEKFGYEGVIGNSPAMHRVMEKLRSVAPTDSTVLILGESGTGKELAARALHQNSERKNKPFVPLNISALPESLLEGELFGHEPGAFTGAVGRRIGKFEHANGGTLFLDEVGEMPMPTQIKLLRVLEDRKLSRIGMNEEMDVNVRVVAATNADMQEGIRKGTFRKDLYFRLAVVTIELPPLRERRSDIPLLMDSFLKQLSTKNHRPIPIITRQAQQALIAYDWPGNVRELRNTMEGMMILDRDGRLDVDDLPPDIAPVGPGAENNDGQAILLGADSLVGRPLVEVEKYYIQRALELTGGKREEAAHLLEIGERTMYRKIKEYDIKG from the coding sequence ATGTCCGGGAAGGACAATACCCCGGTCGATCTTTCCGGGACTTCGATTCGTGTTCTGATCGTCGACGACGATGAGGCCCACGCACAGGCGGTGGCCGAATCGTTGCAACGGGTCGGTTACGACTGCACCGTCGCTGCGTCGGGAAAGCGGGCGGTCGCACTGATCGAAAGTCAGACCTATGACGTCGTCGTGACTGATCTGATGATGGACGAGGTCGACGGACTTGAGATCCTGCGCAAGTCGAAAGAAGAACTTCCCGATGCGGAAGTGATTTTGCTGACCGGGCACGCCTCGATCAAAACGGCGGTGTCGGCCGGACAGCATGGTGTACACACCTACCTGACCAAGCCGCTCGACATCACAGAACTTCGTCACGCGGTCGAAAAAGCCTCCAGCCGTGTCCGCCTGCTGCGGAACAACGCCGAACTGAGCCGTCGGCTCGACGAGAAATTCGGTTACGAAGGGGTGATCGGCAACAGTCCGGCGATGCATCGCGTGATGGAGAAATTACGTAGCGTCGCACCGACGGACAGCACCGTGTTGATCCTCGGGGAAAGCGGAACAGGCAAAGAACTGGCCGCCCGGGCGCTCCACCAAAACAGCGAACGAAAAAATAAGCCGTTCGTTCCGCTGAATATTTCCGCCCTTCCAGAAAGCCTGCTCGAAGGTGAACTGTTTGGACACGAGCCAGGCGCCTTCACCGGCGCGGTCGGTCGCCGCATCGGAAAGTTCGAGCATGCGAACGGGGGCACGCTGTTTCTCGACGAAGTCGGCGAAATGCCAATGCCGACGCAGATCAAACTGCTACGAGTGCTCGAAGACCGCAAGCTGTCTCGTATCGGCATGAACGAAGAAATGGACGTCAACGTCCGCGTCGTCGCTGCCACGAACGCCGACATGCAAGAGGGGATCCGCAAAGGAACCTTTCGTAAGGACCTGTACTTTCGTCTGGCCGTGGTCACAATCGAATTGCCTCCGCTTCGTGAACGACGCAGCGATATTCCGCTGCTGATGGATTCGTTCCTGAAGCAGCTGTCCACAAAGAACCATCGGCCCATTCCCATCATCACGCGCCAGGCACAACAAGCTCTGATTGCCTACGATTGGCCTGGCAACGTCCGTGAACTGCGAAACACGATGGAAGGGATGATGATCCTCGATCGCGATGGTCGACTTGATGTCGACGATCTCCCACCTGATATCGCCCCTGTCGGACCGGGTGCCGAGAACAACGACGGTCAGGCGATTCTCCTGGGGGCTGATTCGCTCGTGGGGCGACCGCTGGTTGAGGTGGAAAAGTACTACATTCAACGTGCACTCGAGCTGACCGGCGGCAAACGGGAAGAAGCCGCGCATCTGCTCGAAATCGGCGAGCGGACAATGTATCGCAAGATCAAGGAATACGACATTAAGGGATGA